A genomic window from Triticum urartu cultivar G1812 chromosome 7, Tu2.1, whole genome shotgun sequence includes:
- the LOC125525029 gene encoding sucrose:sucrose 1-fructosyltransferase-like yields MESHAMPYRTSGGFRWRACAAVLAISAVAALLVAHTLTVARVSSDGHVRARVLAETESSTGEGGGGNKDRFPWSNAMLQWQRTGFHFQPDKHYMNDPNAPMYYRGWYHFFYQYNPGGETWGNISWGHAVSRDMVNWRSLPLAMVPEHWYESNSVLTGSATLLPNSKVVVLYTGNTDDLAQVQCLAEPADPNDPLLRTWTKYPGNPVLFPPPGTYKKDFHDPMTAWFDKSDNTWRTMIGSKGDHGHAGIALMYKTKDFINFELIPHPVHRVEGTGMWECVDLYPVGDSKNSSEKELYVLKASMDDERHDYYALGRFDAAANKWTPLDPELDVGIGLRYNWGKLFASTSFYDPVKRRRVSWGYVGETDSNLTDIAKGWANLQAIPRTVVLDEKTQTNLLQWPVEEIDTLRYNTTNFGSIIVRTGSVIPLRLHQAAQLDIEAFFRLNASAVAALNEADVSYNCSTSGGAANRGVLGPFGLLIHATKSRSEQTAVYFYVSRGLDGGLRTHFCHDESRSSRAKEPVKWVVGSTVPVLHGEALSARVLVDHSIVESFVMGGRLTATSRVYPTEAINAAGGVCVFNNATGSTVTVEKLVVHEMASSPLKPYVEGRD; encoded by the exons ATGGAGTCACACGCCATGCCTTACCGGACCAGCGGTGGGTTTAGGTGGCGCGCATGCGCCGCCGTCTTGGCCATCTCGGCCGTGGCCGCGCTCCTTGTCGCCCACACGCTCACCGTGGCCAGGGTGTCCAGTGACGGGCATGTCAGGGCCCGTGTCCTGGCAGAGACGGAGAGTAGCAcgggggaaggcggcggcggcaacAAGGACCGGTTCCCGTGGAGCAACGCCATGCTGCAGTGGCAGCGCACAGGGTTCCATTTCCAGCCGGATAAGCACTACATGAATG ACCCCAACG CTCCGATGTACTACCGTGGATGGTACCACTTCTTCTACCAGTACAACCCGGGGGGTGAAACATGGGGCAACATCTCATGGGGCCACGCCGTGTCGCGGGACATGGTCAATTGGCGCAGCCTGCCCCTCGCCATGGTCCCCGAGCACTGGTACGAGAGCAACAGCGTCTTGACGGGCTCCGCCACCTTGCTCCCCAACAGCAAGGTCGTCGTGCTCTATACGGGCAACACGGACGACCTTGCCCAGGTTCAGTGCCTTGCTGAACCTGCGGACCCTAATGACCCCCTCCTCCGCACCTGGACGAAGTACCCGGGCAATCCCGTCCTCTTCCCACCCCCTGGGACCTATAAAAAAGACTTCCACGACCCTATGACTGCATGGTTCGATAAGTCTGATAACACGTGGCGCACCATGATTGGGTCCAAGGGCGACCATGGTCATGCCGGCATAGCCCTCATGTACAAGACGAAAGACTTCATCAACTTCGAGCTCATTCCGCACCCGGTCCACCGCGTTGAAGGCACTGGCATGTGGGAGTGCGTCGACTTATACCCCGTCGGTGACAGCAAGAATTCATCAGAGAAGGAGTTGTATGTCTTGAAGGCGAGCATGGACGATGAACGGCACGACTACTACGCGCTGGGGAGGTTCGATGCGGCGGCCAACAAGTGGACGCCCTTGGACCCGGAATTGGATGTGGGGATCGGCCTGAGGTACAACTGGGGAAAGTTATTTGCGTCCACATCCTTCTATGATCCTGTGAAGCGGCGGCGCGTGAGCTGGGGGTATGTCGGTGAGACCGACTCCAACCTTACCGACATCGCCAAGGGATGGGCAAACCTCCAG GCGATTCCAAGGACAGTGGTGCTGGATGAAAAGACCCAGACGAACCTACTCCAATGGCCGGTGGAGGAGATCGACACCCTCCGCTATAACACAACCAATTTCGGTAGCATCATCGTCAGGACCGGCTCTGTCATCCCCCTCCGCCTGCACCAAGCTGCTCAACTCGACATCGAGGCCTTCTTCCGGCTCAATGCTTCCGCTGTCGCTGCCCTGAACGAGGCCGACGTCAGCTACAACTGCAGTACCAGCGGCGGTGCTGCCAACCGTGGCGTGCTCGGACCCTTTGGCCTCCTAATCCATGCCACCAAGAGCCGCAGTGAACAAACGGCGGTGTACTTCTACGTGTCCAGGGGCCTCGATGGGGGCCTCCGGACCCACTTCTGCCACGACGAGTCGCGGTCATCTCGGGCCAAGGAGCCGGTGAAGTGGGTAGTCGGAAGCACCGTGCCGGTGCTCCATGGAGAGGCATTATCTGCTAGGGTGCTTGTGGATCATTCGATAGTGGAGAGCTTTGTGATGGGAGGGAGGTTGACTGCAACGTCGCGGGTGTACCCGACGGAGGCAATTAACGCGGCAGGTGGGGTATGTGTTTTCAACAATGCTACTGGCTCCACAGTTACCGTCGAGAAGCTCGTGGTGCACGAGATGGCCTCATCGCCATTAAAGCCATATGTTGAAGGACGAGACTAA